In Rattus norvegicus strain BN/NHsdMcwi chromosome 3, GRCr8, whole genome shotgun sequence, a genomic segment contains:
- the Or12e8 gene encoding olfactory receptor Olr558 — MDNATTVTQFLLLGFSDLHNLQTFLFGMFSIMYVVILIGNSFILVIVRIDPTLQKPMYYFLANFSFLEICYVSVTLPRILYNLWTQDRRICLLECAIQMFFFLILAATECFLLAVMSYDRYVAICNPLHYPLVMNPTKCTQLAVGSWLGGIPVQIGQTCRIFSLHFCNSNIIEHFFCDVPPILKLACGDTSMHELSVYLVAMVFVASPFMMILASYSKIIATILKLPTATGRAKAFSTCSSHLMVVVLFFGSATINYLRPKSIHSVRTDELLSLFYTIVTPMFNPLIYSLRNKDVIAALRRLLLKI; from the coding sequence ATGGATAATGCAACCACTGTGACACAGTTTCTCTTACTGGGGTTTTCTGATCTTCATAACCTGCAAACATTTCTGTTTGGGATGTTTTCCATAATGTATGTGGTTATCTTAATAGGAAACAGCTTTATACTTGTCATAGTCAGAATTGATCCTACACTACAAAAACCCATGTATTATTTCCTGGCCAATTTTTCATTTCTGGAAATTTGTTATGTATCAGTCACCCTTCCCAGAATTCTCTACAATCTTTGGACACAAGATAGAAGAATTTGTCTCCTGGAGTGTGCTattcaaatgtttttcttcctaattCTGGCAGCCACTGAGTGTTTCCTGCTGGCTGTGAtgtcctatgaccgctatgtggccatctgtaacCCTCTGCATTATCCTCTGGTTATGAACCCAACGAAGTGCACTCAGCTGGCAGTGGGCTCTTGGCTTGGTGGTATTCCAGTCCAGATAGGACAAACTTGTCGAAtattctctcttcatttctgCAATTCTAATATAATAGAGCACTTCTTCTGCGATGTTCCCCCAATTCTCAAGCTGGCCTGTGGGGATACTTCAATGCATGAGTTGTCTGTATATTTAGTAGCTATGGTTTTTGTTGCCTCCCCTTTTATGATGATCCTTGCCTCCTACAGCAAAATCATTGCCACCATTCTAAAACTGCCAACAGCCACAGGACGGGCAAAAGCTTTCTCCACTTGTTCTTCACATCTGAtggtagttgttttgttttttggatcaGCTACCATTAACTACTTAAGGCCAAAGTCTATTCATTCTGTAAGAACTGATGAACTACTCTCTCTGTTCTACACAATTGTGACCCCCATGTTCAATCCCCTCATATACAGCCTCAGGAACAAGGATGTGATTGCAGCACTAAGAAGGCTTTTACTTAAAATTTAG